The following are from one region of the Paenibacillus protaetiae genome:
- a CDS encoding response regulator transcription factor, producing the protein MKRILIIEDERAIAELERDYLESYGFEVHIETRGDTGLQEAQEQPYDLIILDIMLPNLDGFDICRQLRQTLNIPILVVTAKREDIDKIRGLGLGADDYITKPFSPSELVARVKAHLSRYERLTGQHSVSNDMIQIRGLMIDKPARRVMIHDKETQLTSKEYELLLLLASHPNRVFEKEELFERIWGLESHGDAATVTVHIRRLREKIEHDPSNPQYIETIWGIGYRFKV; encoded by the coding sequence TTGAAGCGCATTTTAATAATCGAAGATGAGAGAGCGATTGCAGAGCTGGAGCGCGATTATTTGGAAAGCTACGGCTTTGAGGTTCATATTGAAACGAGGGGAGACACGGGACTGCAAGAAGCGCAGGAGCAGCCTTATGATTTAATTATTCTCGACATTATGCTTCCGAACCTGGACGGATTTGACATTTGCCGACAACTCCGGCAGACGTTAAACATTCCGATCCTGGTAGTGACAGCCAAGCGTGAGGATATAGACAAAATCAGAGGGCTTGGGCTGGGCGCTGACGATTATATTACGAAGCCGTTCAGCCCAAGCGAGCTTGTAGCCCGCGTCAAAGCGCATCTGTCCCGGTATGAACGGCTGACGGGGCAGCATTCGGTTTCGAACGACATGATTCAAATCCGCGGGCTTATGATTGACAAGCCTGCCAGACGGGTGATGATTCACGACAAAGAAACCCAGCTTACGTCAAAAGAATATGAACTGCTGTTACTGCTTGCCTCGCACCCAAACCGCGTTTTTGAGAAAGAAGAGCTGTTCGAGCGCATTTGGGGGCTTGAATCGCATGGCGATGCGGCAACCGTAACAGTCCATATCCGGAGGCTCCGCGAAAAAATCGAACACGATCCGTCTAACCCGCAGTATATCGAGACCATTTGGGGCATCGGGTACCGGTTTAAAGTTTGA
- a CDS encoding efflux RND transporter permease subunit, whose amino-acid sequence MKSIIKFSINNKFALWIMTLIVLVAGLYSGTRMKMETLPDITIPIVSVSTVYTGASPEQVADELTKPIEQRTRNLTGVKSVSSTSYENASSVIIEYDFGVDMEKAQDEVKAALSDMTLPEGVKTPDVSRISLNAFPVISLSVSSSNDSLSELTQKVEQDLVPQLQGLDGVSGVQVSGQNVVEGELAFKADKLAQYGLTEDTVKQIIQGSAMKAPLGIFEFNDSEKSILVDGNIMSEDDLKNLKIPYTPAGGLQGGALSTVSLSELADISIVGKAESVSRTNGKESIGISVVKAADANTVDVVNKVKDEVKQLQKDHAGLEIVTTLDQGQPIEDSVHTMISKALFGGLIAVLIILIFLRNIRSTIIAVVSIPLSILIALLLLNQMDITLNVMTLGAMTVAIGRVIDDSIVVVENIYRRMGLAGEQLKGKALIVDATREMFIPIMSSTIVTIAVFLPMGLVSGMIGEIFKPFAYTMVFALLASLLVAITVVPMMAHLLFRNGIKGGKPHVEKPGRVAEWYKGVLRWALNHKAVTFGLAVLLLIGSLFLVPVIGVSFLPSDEQKSMIVTYNPAPGETLEQVQDMALKAEDELLKRKGIDIVQYSVGGGNPMNPAATKQALFNLNYDKDTKNFEQEKDDVITLLQSLGGKGEFKQQDFGGGGLGGSKITMEVYGPDMEAIQPVVTDLTAKLNANKDLKSVDTSLSKAYDQYRIVANQQKLSEYGLTAGQVAMALSPVQSSPVLTSIEKDGQKVDIRVKVEPKSYNSKADLENVTLTSPLGKQVALKDVVTIEEGTTPDTITRLNDRTYAEVSAEVVSAKVGDVSSDLQKQIDGMKLPDGVSIELGGVTQDINDSFTQLGLAMLAAIAIVYLVLVITFGGALTPLVILFSLPFTVIGALLGLLIAGETLSVTAMIGALMLIGIVVTNAIVLIDRVIHKQREGLSVREALLEAAGTRLRPILMTAIATVGAMLPLALGFESGGLISKGMAITVIGGLISSTLLTLLIVPIVYEVLNRKKKARTAEQ is encoded by the coding sequence TTGAAAAGTATTATCAAGTTTTCAATTAACAATAAGTTTGCTTTATGGATTATGACTTTAATCGTATTGGTTGCGGGTCTGTATTCCGGCACCAGAATGAAAATGGAGACATTGCCGGACATTACGATCCCGATTGTCAGTGTTTCGACCGTCTACACAGGAGCATCGCCGGAGCAAGTGGCGGATGAGCTGACGAAACCGATCGAGCAGCGCACGCGTAATTTGACGGGGGTCAAATCCGTCAGCTCGACGTCGTATGAGAATGCATCTTCTGTAATTATTGAATACGATTTTGGCGTTGACATGGAGAAAGCGCAGGATGAAGTCAAAGCGGCTTTAAGCGATATGACGCTGCCGGAAGGCGTAAAAACGCCGGATGTGTCCCGCATCAGCCTGAACGCTTTCCCTGTTATTTCGCTGAGTGTTTCAAGCAGCAATGACAGCTTGAGCGAACTGACGCAAAAGGTCGAGCAGGATCTTGTGCCTCAGCTTCAAGGCCTCGACGGCGTATCCGGCGTTCAAGTGTCCGGCCAGAATGTCGTTGAAGGCGAGCTTGCATTTAAAGCGGACAAGCTGGCGCAATACGGCTTGACTGAAGATACGGTTAAACAAATTATTCAAGGCTCGGCGATGAAAGCGCCGCTGGGCATCTTTGAATTTAACGACTCGGAAAAGTCAATTCTAGTCGACGGCAACATTATGTCGGAAGATGATTTGAAAAACTTGAAAATTCCTTATACGCCTGCCGGCGGATTGCAAGGCGGAGCTCTTTCGACCGTTTCGTTAAGCGAGCTGGCTGATATTTCGATCGTAGGGAAAGCGGAGTCCGTATCCCGCACCAATGGCAAGGAATCGATCGGCATTTCCGTTGTGAAAGCCGCTGATGCCAACACCGTTGACGTTGTAAACAAAGTGAAAGATGAAGTTAAGCAGCTGCAGAAGGACCATGCTGGCCTTGAAATTGTAACGACGCTCGACCAAGGCCAGCCGATTGAGGATTCCGTTCATACGATGATCAGCAAAGCGTTGTTTGGCGGATTGATTGCGGTATTGATCATTCTTATCTTCCTTCGCAACATCCGTTCGACGATTATTGCAGTCGTATCGATTCCGTTATCCATTCTGATTGCGCTTCTGCTGCTGAATCAGATGGACATTACGCTGAACGTTATGACGCTTGGCGCGATGACGGTAGCGATCGGGCGTGTTATCGACGACTCGATTGTTGTCGTCGAGAATATATACCGGCGCATGGGCCTCGCCGGCGAACAGTTGAAAGGCAAAGCTTTGATTGTCGATGCAACACGCGAAATGTTTATTCCGATCATGTCTTCGACAATCGTAACGATTGCGGTCTTTTTGCCGATGGGGCTTGTATCCGGCATGATTGGCGAAATTTTCAAACCGTTTGCTTATACGATGGTGTTCGCACTGCTTGCCTCGCTGCTTGTTGCGATCACGGTCGTCCCGATGATGGCGCATCTCTTGTTCCGCAATGGCATTAAAGGCGGCAAGCCGCATGTAGAGAAACCGGGCCGGGTCGCCGAATGGTATAAAGGCGTCTTGCGCTGGGCGCTGAATCACAAAGCCGTCACGTTTGGACTGGCTGTGCTTCTGCTGATCGGCAGCTTGTTCCTGGTTCCGGTGATCGGGGTAAGCTTCCTGCCGTCGGATGAGCAGAAATCAATGATCGTCACCTATAATCCGGCGCCGGGCGAAACGCTTGAGCAAGTGCAGGATATGGCGCTTAAAGCGGAAGACGAGCTGCTGAAACGGAAAGGCATCGATATCGTTCAATATTCGGTAGGCGGCGGCAATCCGATGAATCCTGCAGCTACGAAGCAAGCCTTGTTTAATTTAAATTATGATAAAGATACAAAAAACTTCGAGCAGGAAAAAGATGACGTCATTACGTTATTGCAAAGCCTGGGCGGAAAAGGGGAATTCAAGCAACAGGACTTTGGCGGCGGCGGTTTAGGCGGCTCGAAGATTACGATGGAAGTATACGGCCCGGATATGGAAGCCATCCAGCCGGTCGTTACCGATTTGACAGCCAAGCTGAATGCCAACAAAGATCTGAAAAGCGTAGATACCAGCTTGTCGAAAGCATACGATCAATACCGCATTGTAGCGAACCAGCAGAAGCTGAGCGAATATGGGCTTACAGCAGGCCAAGTCGCCATGGCATTAAGCCCGGTGCAGTCCAGCCCTGTGCTGACTTCCATCGAGAAGGACGGCCAGAAAGTGGATATCCGCGTCAAAGTGGAGCCTAAATCATACAATTCGAAGGCAGATTTGGAAAATGTCACATTGACATCGCCGCTTGGCAAGCAAGTAGCGCTTAAAGATGTGGTTACGATCGAGGAAGGAACTACGCCGGATACGATTACCCGCTTAAACGACCGCACCTACGCGGAAGTGTCCGCTGAAGTCGTATCGGCGAAGGTAGGGGATGTTTCAAGCGATCTGCAGAAGCAAATCGACGGGATGAAGCTGCCGGACGGCGTCAGCATCGAGCTTGGCGGTGTTACGCAAGATATTAACGATTCGTTTACGCAGCTTGGTTTGGCTATGCTTGCAGCAATCGCCATTGTATACCTGGTGCTTGTTATTACATTTGGCGGCGCGCTTACACCGCTTGTCATCTTGTTCTCGCTGCCGTTTACGGTCATTGGCGCTTTGCTGGGCTTGCTTATTGCCGGCGAAACGCTTAGCGTAACGGCAATGATAGGCGCGCTTATGCTGATCGGTATCGTAGTTACCAACGCTATCGTGCTGATCGACCGCGTCATTCATAAACAGCGTGAAGGCTTGTCCGTACGCGAAGCGCTGCTTGAAGCAGCCGGCACACGCCTCAGACCGATCCTGATGACGGCTATCGCTACCGTCGGCGCGATGCTTCCGCTTGCGCTTGGTTTTGAATCAGGAGGCCTGATCTCCAAAGGGATGGCCATCACCGTTATCGGGGGTTTGATCAGCTCGACGCTGCTGACGCTTCTCATTGTACCAATCGTATATGAGGTGCTGAACCGCAAGAAAAAAGCCCGTACGGCCGAACAATAA
- a CDS encoding YbjQ family protein translates to MLITTTPTVEGRPIREYSGVVTGEAIMGANVVRDFFASITDIVGGRSGSYESKLKEARDIAIEEMKNQAARLGANAIVAIDIDYEVVRDGMLMVAVSGTAVVLS, encoded by the coding sequence ATGCTTATTACAACAACTCCAACCGTTGAAGGCCGTCCGATCCGTGAATATTCCGGTGTCGTGACAGGCGAAGCCATTATGGGCGCCAACGTCGTTCGCGACTTCTTCGCTTCGATTACCGACATCGTCGGCGGGCGCTCCGGCTCCTATGAAAGCAAGCTGAAAGAAGCGCGGGACATTGCCATTGAAGAGATGAAAAACCAGGCTGCGCGACTGGGCGCTAATGCCATTGTCGCCATCGACATCGACTATGAAGTGGTGCGGGACGGCATGCTTATGGTTGCGGTCAGCGGAACTGCCGTTGTGTTGTCATAA
- a CDS encoding rhodanese-like domain-containing protein: MYPEITTEELQERLENGEKLNLVDVREQDEWEAGHIGEARLIPLSEIQERADEFSRDGEQVYIICRSGGRSGKACEFLQAGGLSVVNVKGGMLAWQGDVVQGA; this comes from the coding sequence ATGTACCCGGAAATAACAACAGAAGAATTGCAAGAACGGCTTGAAAACGGCGAAAAGCTCAATTTGGTTGACGTTCGCGAGCAGGATGAATGGGAGGCCGGCCATATTGGCGAAGCCCGCCTTATTCCGCTCTCTGAAATTCAAGAGCGCGCAGACGAATTCAGCCGTGACGGCGAACAAGTGTATATTATTTGCCGCAGCGGCGGCAGAAGCGGCAAAGCATGCGAGTTTTTGCAAGCTGGCGGCCTGTCCGTTGTTAATGTAAAAGGCGGCATGCTTGCATGGCAGGGAGACGTCGTGCAAGGCGCTTAA